One genomic segment of Stenotrophomonas sp. 704A1 includes these proteins:
- a CDS encoding lipid-A-disaccharide synthase N-terminal domain-containing protein: MELHWLDQPLTWLYWTGLHVTGWKLIGYTGALMFGGRWLVQFIASKRAGKPVIPRLFWYMSVVGSLMTLSYFLFSAKQDSVGVLQNLFPAFTALYSLQLDIKHRGWKRDKGSH, translated from the coding sequence ATGGAGCTGCATTGGCTCGACCAGCCGCTGACCTGGCTGTACTGGACCGGCCTGCATGTGACCGGCTGGAAGCTGATCGGCTATACCGGCGCGCTGATGTTCGGCGGGCGCTGGCTGGTCCAGTTCATCGCCTCCAAGCGCGCCGGCAAGCCGGTGATTCCGCGCCTGTTCTGGTACATGAGCGTGGTCGGCAGCCTGATGACGCTGAGCTACTTCCTGTTCTCGGCAAAGCAGGACTCGGTAGGCGTGCTGCAAAACCTGTTCCCGGCGTTCACGGCGTTGTACAGCCTGCAGCTGGACATCAAGCACCGCGGCTGGAAGCGGGACAAGGGCAGCCACTGA
- a CDS encoding glycosyltransferase family 2 protein, which yields MSQPELSVVVPVFNERDNVAPLVAEILAALRGRLPFEIVYIDDHSRDDTLAVLQSLKASTPELRVLHHVTQSGQSTAVRTGVKHARAPWIATLDGDGQNDPADIPRLLAARDAAQAQVKLFAGWRVNRQDSGSKRWASKWANAIRARMLRDDTPDTGCGIKLFERSAFLDLPYFDHMHRYLPALMQRAGWQTTSVPVNHRHRTAGVSKYNNLGRALVGIRDLRGVAWLITRSKRTAVEER from the coding sequence ATGAGCCAACCCGAGCTGTCCGTCGTCGTTCCAGTGTTCAACGAGCGCGACAACGTCGCGCCGCTGGTGGCAGAGATCCTCGCCGCACTGCGCGGCCGGCTGCCGTTCGAGATCGTCTACATCGACGATCATTCGCGCGACGACACGCTGGCGGTGCTGCAGTCCCTGAAGGCCAGCACCCCGGAGCTGCGGGTGCTGCACCACGTCACCCAGAGCGGGCAGAGCACGGCAGTGCGCACCGGGGTCAAGCATGCGCGTGCGCCGTGGATCGCCACCCTGGATGGCGATGGCCAGAATGATCCGGCCGACATCCCCAGGTTGCTGGCGGCCCGCGATGCCGCCCAGGCCCAGGTGAAGCTGTTCGCCGGCTGGCGCGTCAACCGCCAGGACAGCGGCAGCAAACGCTGGGCCAGCAAGTGGGCCAATGCGATCCGGGCGCGCATGCTGCGCGACGATACCCCCGATACCGGATGCGGCATCAAGCTGTTCGAGCGCAGTGCGTTCCTCGACCTGCCGTACTTCGACCACATGCATCGCTATCTGCCGGCGCTGATGCAGCGTGCCGGGTGGCAGACCACCAGTGTGCCGGTCAACCATCGCCACCGCACCGCAGGGGTTTCCAAGTACAACAACCTGGGCCGCGCGCTGGTCGGCATCCGCGACCTGCGCGGCGTGGCCTGGCTGATCACCCGCAGCAAGCGCACCGCGGTGGAGGAGCGTTGA
- a CDS encoding NAD-dependent epimerase/dehydratase family protein: MTVLLTGAAGFIGAYTARALLQQGQPVVGLDNFNDYYDPQIKRDRVAALCPTLDLRTLDLTDRDGLAALFDEVQPTAVIHLAAQAGVRYSLENPHAYVDSNLTGFVNMLELCRHRGVQHLVYASSSSVYGDSATPPFSEDQRVDQPRSLYAATKAANELMAYTYAQLFGLPATGLRFFTVYGPWGRPDMAPLLFSRAVLAGRSIDVFNEGRMQRDFTHVSDIVAGILGALAHPASGPVPHQVFNLGNHTPVELERFIGVIEQAAGRPAQKVYKPMQPGDMVRTMADTRRAHDAFGYDPVMPIEQGLPPVVQWCREYFGDRA, encoded by the coding sequence ATGACCGTCCTGCTCACCGGCGCTGCCGGCTTCATCGGTGCCTACACCGCCCGCGCCCTGCTGCAGCAGGGCCAGCCAGTGGTCGGCCTGGACAACTTCAACGATTACTACGACCCGCAGATCAAGCGCGACCGCGTGGCCGCGCTGTGCCCCACGCTGGACCTGCGCACGCTGGACCTGACCGACCGCGACGGGCTGGCCGCGCTGTTCGATGAGGTGCAGCCGACGGCGGTGATCCACCTGGCCGCACAGGCCGGCGTGCGCTACTCGCTGGAAAACCCGCACGCCTACGTCGACAGCAACCTGACCGGCTTCGTCAACATGCTGGAACTGTGCCGCCACCGCGGGGTCCAGCACCTCGTGTACGCCTCCAGCAGCTCGGTGTATGGCGATTCGGCCACGCCGCCGTTCTCCGAAGACCAGCGCGTGGACCAGCCGCGGTCACTGTATGCCGCCACCAAGGCGGCCAACGAACTGATGGCCTACACCTATGCGCAGCTGTTCGGCCTGCCTGCCACCGGCCTGCGCTTCTTCACCGTGTATGGGCCGTGGGGACGGCCGGACATGGCGCCGTTGCTGTTCTCGCGCGCGGTGCTGGCCGGGCGGTCGATCGACGTGTTCAACGAAGGCCGCATGCAGCGCGATTTCACACATGTTTCCGACATCGTTGCCGGTATCCTCGGCGCCCTCGCGCATCCGGCCAGTGGTCCGGTGCCGCACCAGGTGTTCAACCTCGGCAACCATACGCCGGTCGAGCTGGAGCGCTTCATCGGCGTGATCGAGCAGGCGGCCGGCCGCCCCGCGCAGAAGGTCTACAAGCCGATGCAGCCGGGCGACATGGTGCGCACGATGGCGGATACACGGCGCGCGCATGACGCATTTGGCTACGATCCGGTGATGCCGATCGAACAGGGTCTGCCGCCGGTGGTGCAGTGGTGCCGCGAGTATTTTGGTGATCGCGCCTGA
- a CDS encoding suppressor of fused domain protein, with protein sequence MSNEYGDVSPDGTQILVHQREKDFVPAVGEEQHIEAISAHIERHLGPIATVLHEIISDLVHIDVHVVPPNDHCPHVRLVTSGMSDLPMTVPAEVEADVPRYMELMVTLPADWPISQEAFEDERNYWPVRLLKGMARLPHEYDTWLGYGHTIPNGHPSEPYAPGAGFDGVIVLPPVTAPEDFAALELEDGRTICFMSLVPLYPEEMDLKLKKGAEALLDRFDAKGIQDVIEPGRVNVAKKRFGLF encoded by the coding sequence ATGAGCAACGAATACGGCGACGTCAGCCCGGACGGCACCCAGATCCTGGTGCACCAGCGCGAAAAGGACTTCGTGCCCGCCGTCGGCGAAGAGCAGCACATCGAGGCGATCAGCGCGCACATCGAGCGCCATCTCGGGCCGATCGCCACCGTCCTGCACGAGATCATTTCCGACCTGGTGCATATCGACGTACACGTGGTGCCTCCCAATGACCACTGCCCGCATGTGCGGCTGGTGACGTCGGGCATGAGTGACCTGCCGATGACCGTGCCCGCCGAGGTGGAGGCGGACGTGCCGCGCTACATGGAACTGATGGTGACCCTGCCGGCCGACTGGCCGATCTCGCAGGAGGCCTTCGAGGACGAACGCAACTACTGGCCGGTGCGCCTGCTGAAGGGCATGGCGCGGCTGCCGCACGAGTACGACACCTGGCTGGGCTATGGCCATACCATCCCCAACGGCCACCCCAGCGAGCCCTACGCGCCGGGTGCCGGCTTCGATGGTGTCATCGTGCTGCCGCCGGTGACTGCCCCGGAGGACTTCGCTGCGCTGGAACTGGAAGACGGCAGGACCATCTGCTTCATGTCCCTGGTCCCGCTGTACCCGGAAGAGATGGACCTGAAGCTGAAAAAGGGCGCCGAGGCCCTGCTGGACCGCTTCGATGCCAAGGGCATCCAGGATGTGATCGAGCCCGGGCGCGTCAACGTGGCGAAGAAGCGTTTCGGTTTATTCTGA
- a CDS encoding ParB/RepB/Spo0J family partition protein has protein sequence MTSSKPAAKKRGLGRGLDALLGPKGAVSQVQASTAVIEPLPGEVLRKLPVGQLQPGKYQPRREMDEGKLSELADSIRSQGVIQPILVRQLPAGNYEIVAGERRWRASQLAGLDEVPVVVRELEDRTVIAMALIENIQREDLNPLEEAEALQRLISEFTLTHAEAAEAVGRSRAAVSNLLRLLELPIAIRLLLETRRLEMGHARALLTLAPELAGKLAQEAADEGWSVREVERRAQAFAAGKVPSNRPVASPKVQQADIASLETELSEALGTNVAISHGRGGKGKLIIHYANLDTLDGVLERLRTRQG, from the coding sequence ATGACCAGCAGCAAGCCGGCAGCCAAGAAGCGAGGCCTCGGCCGTGGCCTGGATGCCCTGCTGGGGCCGAAAGGCGCCGTCAGCCAGGTGCAGGCCAGCACCGCGGTGATCGAGCCGTTGCCCGGTGAGGTGCTGCGCAAACTGCCGGTGGGCCAGCTGCAGCCGGGCAAGTACCAGCCGCGCCGCGAGATGGACGAAGGCAAGCTGTCCGAGCTGGCCGACTCGATCCGGTCGCAGGGCGTGATCCAGCCGATCCTGGTGCGCCAGCTGCCGGCGGGCAACTACGAAATCGTCGCCGGCGAACGCCGCTGGCGTGCGTCGCAGCTGGCCGGGCTGGACGAAGTGCCGGTGGTGGTGCGCGAGCTGGAAGACCGCACCGTCATCGCGATGGCGCTGATCGAGAACATCCAGCGCGAAGACCTCAACCCGCTGGAAGAAGCCGAAGCGCTGCAGCGGCTGATCAGCGAATTCACCCTGACCCATGCCGAAGCGGCAGAAGCGGTCGGCCGTTCGCGTGCGGCGGTGTCCAACCTGCTGCGCCTGCTGGAGCTGCCGATCGCGATCCGGCTGCTGCTGGAAACCCGCCGTCTGGAAATGGGCCATGCCCGTGCGCTGCTGACCCTGGCCCCGGAGCTGGCCGGCAAGCTGGCCCAGGAAGCGGCCGATGAAGGCTGGTCGGTGCGCGAAGTCGAGCGCCGCGCGCAGGCGTTCGCTGCCGGCAAGGTGCCGAGCAACCGCCCGGTGGCCAGCCCGAAGGTGCAGCAGGCCGACATCGCTTCGCTGGAAACCGAGCTGTCCGAAGCGCTGGGCACCAACGTGGCGATCAGCCATGGCCGCGGTGGCAAGGGCAAGCTGATCATCCACTACGCCAATCTGGACACGCTCGACGGCGTGCTGGAACGGCTGCGTACGCGCCAGGGCTGA
- a CDS encoding ParA family protein — MARIIAIANQKGGVGKTTTAVNLAASLANAPKRVLLVDLDSQGNATMGSGVDKRELAASTYDLLLGESSAADVRVQTAEGYDLLPGNIDLTAAEIQLMAQSEREQRLKRALAPIRDEYDYILIDCPPALSLLTLNALAAADSVIVPMQCEYYALEGLSALVETIEALRANLNPALEIEGVLRTMFDVRNNLANAVSAELTEHFGDRVFRTIVPRNVRLAEAPSHGQSIVGYDRASRGGVAYLGLAGEIIRRNNERNKAAKAVETV; from the coding sequence ATGGCCCGCATCATCGCCATCGCCAACCAGAAGGGTGGCGTCGGCAAGACCACGACCGCCGTCAACCTGGCCGCTTCCCTGGCCAACGCACCCAAGCGCGTGCTGTTGGTCGACCTGGATTCGCAGGGCAACGCGACCATGGGCAGTGGCGTGGACAAACGTGAGCTGGCCGCCTCCACCTACGATCTGCTGCTGGGTGAATCCAGCGCTGCCGATGTACGTGTGCAGACCGCCGAAGGCTACGACCTGCTGCCGGGCAACATCGATCTGACCGCCGCCGAGATCCAGCTGATGGCGCAGAGCGAGCGCGAGCAGCGGCTGAAGCGCGCGCTGGCGCCGATCCGCGACGAGTACGACTACATCCTGATCGACTGCCCGCCGGCGCTCTCGCTGCTGACCCTGAACGCCCTGGCCGCCGCCGATTCGGTGATCGTGCCGATGCAGTGCGAGTACTACGCGCTGGAAGGCCTGAGCGCGCTGGTGGAAACCATCGAAGCGCTGCGCGCCAACCTCAACCCGGCGCTGGAGATCGAAGGCGTGCTGCGCACCATGTTCGACGTGCGCAACAACCTGGCCAACGCGGTCTCGGCCGAGCTCACCGAGCACTTCGGCGACCGCGTGTTCCGCACCATCGTGCCGCGCAACGTGCGCCTGGCCGAGGCGCCCAGCCATGGCCAGAGCATCGTCGGCTACGACCGCGCCTCGCGCGGTGGCGTCGCCTACCTCGGCCTGGCCGGCGAGATCATCCGCCGCAACAACGAACGCAACAAGGCCGCCAAGGCCGTGGAGACCGTCTGA
- the rsmG gene encoding 16S rRNA (guanine(527)-N(7))-methyltransferase RsmG, which translates to MSEHDLPAGVAATLQQGLASMGLAADLAPPLLRYLALLHRWNGTYNLTAIRDPQEMVTRHLLDSLAMQPFVTDGSLADLGTGPGLPGIPLAIACPGLQVTLVESNGKKARFMREAVRQLGLGNARVAESRAEALDEPGRYDQLTARAMDTLAGIVRVGGHLLRPGGVLLAMKGVYPHEEIADLPAGWQVRGVTPLSVPGLTGERHLVTVTGP; encoded by the coding sequence ATGAGCGAACACGATCTTCCCGCCGGCGTTGCCGCCACGCTGCAGCAGGGCCTGGCCAGCATGGGCCTGGCCGCCGACCTGGCCCCCCCGCTGCTGCGTTACCTGGCGCTGCTGCACCGCTGGAACGGCACCTACAACCTCACCGCCATCCGCGACCCGCAGGAGATGGTCACCCGCCACCTGCTCGACTCGCTGGCGATGCAGCCGTTCGTGACCGACGGCAGTCTGGCCGACCTCGGTACCGGCCCCGGGCTGCCGGGCATTCCGCTGGCGATCGCCTGCCCCGGCCTGCAGGTCACCCTGGTGGAGAGCAATGGCAAGAAGGCGCGTTTCATGCGCGAGGCCGTGCGCCAGCTCGGCCTGGGCAACGCCCGGGTGGCCGAGTCGCGCGCCGAAGCCCTGGACGAGCCGGGCCGCTACGACCAGCTGACCGCACGCGCGATGGATACCCTGGCCGGCATCGTCCGCGTCGGTGGCCACCTGCTGCGCCCCGGTGGCGTGCTGCTGGCCATGAAGGGCGTCTACCCGCATGAAGAGATCGCGGACCTGCCGGCCGGCTGGCAGGTCCGCGGGGTGACCCCGCTGAGCGTGCCCGGCCTGACCGGTGAACGGCATCTGGTCACGGTTACAGGCCCTTGA
- a CDS encoding 4'-phosphopantetheinyl transferase family protein: MSLPATLEGPWRFGPVTVWRCPHVPGQRGEPQARQVLAQALGGEPDQLPLLRDDKGRPELAGDWAHYGTGWSHSGDVLLVALGEGVRLGVDLELLRPRARLLEIVQRFFHPDEVAWLQGLDEAAREHWFFRVWCAKEAMLKAHGQGISFGLHRLQLAPGADGALHLRWCDPELGEAARWHLHEWQASGQFRAALAWYPQ, encoded by the coding sequence ATGAGCCTGCCAGCCACCCTCGAGGGCCCCTGGCGGTTTGGCCCGGTCACCGTCTGGCGGTGCCCGCACGTGCCCGGCCAGCGCGGCGAGCCACAGGCGCGGCAGGTACTGGCGCAGGCGCTGGGGGGCGAACCCGACCAGCTGCCGCTGCTGCGCGACGACAAGGGTCGGCCCGAGCTGGCTGGCGACTGGGCCCACTACGGCACCGGCTGGAGCCATAGCGGTGATGTGCTGCTGGTCGCGCTCGGCGAAGGCGTGCGGCTGGGTGTGGACCTGGAACTGCTGCGGCCGCGCGCGCGCCTGCTGGAGATCGTGCAGCGCTTCTTCCATCCTGACGAAGTGGCCTGGTTGCAGGGGCTGGATGAGGCCGCGCGTGAGCATTGGTTCTTCCGCGTGTGGTGCGCCAAGGAAGCGATGCTGAAGGCACACGGGCAGGGCATCTCGTTCGGCCTGCACCGCCTGCAGCTGGCGCCGGGGGCCGATGGCGCGCTGCACCTGCGCTGGTGCGATCCGGAACTGGGCGAGGCCGCGCGCTGGCACCTGCACGAATGGCAGGCCAGCGGGCAGTTCCGCGCTGCGTTGGCCTGGTATCCCCAGTGA
- a CDS encoding GlsB/YeaQ/YmgE family stress response membrane protein, whose protein sequence is MGIIIWLIVGGIVGWLASIIMRRDGQQGIILNIVVGIVGALISGWLFGGGINEAITLRTFLFSLIGAVILLAIVNLFTRKSIR, encoded by the coding sequence ATGGGCATCATCATCTGGCTGATCGTCGGCGGCATCGTCGGCTGGCTGGCAAGCATCATCATGCGGCGCGATGGCCAGCAGGGCATCATCCTCAACATCGTGGTGGGCATCGTCGGCGCGCTGATTTCCGGCTGGCTGTTCGGCGGCGGCATCAACGAAGCGATCACCCTGCGCACCTTCCTGTTCTCGCTGATCGGTGCGGTGATCCTGCTGGCGATCGTCAACCTGTTCACCCGCAAGAGCATACGGTGA
- the xth gene encoding exodeoxyribonuclease III yields the protein MKIASWNVNSLNVRLPHLEQWLKEFGPDIVGIQETKLEDHKFPDSALIAAGYRSVFAGQKTYNGVALLSREPAQDVQIGIPGFEDEQKRVIAGTFGDLRVINLYVVNGQDIGTDKYDYKLRWLEAVHAWVAQELQRHPKLVVMGDFNIAPDARDVHDPEVWNENHILTSTAERGALNKLLQLGLHDGFRLHNDEAGVFSWWDYRAAGFRRNLGLRIDLTLVSDALKASAVASGVDREPRTWERPSDHAPAWVQLG from the coding sequence ATGAAGATCGCCTCGTGGAACGTCAATTCGCTCAATGTCCGCCTGCCGCACCTGGAGCAGTGGCTCAAGGAGTTCGGCCCGGACATCGTCGGCATCCAGGAAACCAAGCTGGAGGACCACAAGTTCCCCGATTCGGCGCTGATCGCCGCGGGCTACCGCAGCGTGTTCGCCGGCCAGAAGACCTACAACGGCGTGGCGCTGCTGTCGCGTGAGCCGGCGCAGGACGTGCAGATCGGCATTCCCGGCTTCGAGGACGAGCAGAAGCGGGTCATCGCCGGCACCTTCGGCGACCTGCGGGTGATCAACCTGTACGTGGTCAACGGCCAGGACATCGGCACCGACAAGTACGACTACAAGCTGCGCTGGCTGGAGGCGGTGCATGCGTGGGTCGCGCAGGAACTGCAGCGCCACCCGAAGCTGGTGGTGATGGGCGATTTCAACATCGCTCCGGACGCGCGCGATGTGCACGATCCGGAGGTGTGGAACGAGAACCACATCCTGACCTCGACCGCCGAGCGCGGCGCACTGAACAAGCTGCTGCAGCTGGGCCTGCACGATGGCTTCCGCCTGCACAACGATGAGGCGGGGGTGTTCAGCTGGTGGGATTACCGGGCGGCCGGTTTCCGCCGCAACCTGGGCCTGCGCATCGACCTCACCCTGGTGTCGGACGCCCTGAAGGCCAGCGCCGTCGCCTCGGGCGTCGACCGCGAACCGCGCACCTGGGAACGCCCCAGCGATCATGCGCCGGCGTGGGTGCAATTGGGTTGA
- a CDS encoding coniferyl aldehyde dehydrogenase: MTTSAAELPAVLHTLRSAWQAQRPSLDQREADLRRLREALKPRLDEMARAIAEDFGHRAHTESKLADGMSVLSAIDHLRRHLRRWSKPQRVSAGWRLWPARAQLRATPLGVVGVISPWNYPVTLALVPLATAIAAGNHVLLKPSEHTPRTSVFLADLLASVFPPDRVAVVQGGADVAAAVSSLPLDHLVFTGSTAVGRKVMAAAAEHLVPVTLELGGKSPAIVCRDFPLEKAAARLATGKWFNAGQTCIAPDYVLIDTARQREFVQALQQQVRERYGDFSEAADYTRIINEGQYQRLQGYLAQARERGVPVIPLAQVDAARADRERLLVPTVVLDPPDDLDLMRDEIFGPILPVRAYPDLDAALADVLSRDRPLALYPFSHDTATVERILGQVVAGGVTVNDTLLHFAADGLPFGGVGASGMGAYHGRAGFDAMSKRLPVLWQSRWAASDRLRPPYSKIAGILKLLLR; this comes from the coding sequence ATGACCACTTCAGCCGCCGAACTTCCCGCTGTTCTGCACACCCTGCGCAGCGCCTGGCAGGCCCAGCGCCCTTCGCTCGACCAACGCGAAGCCGACCTGCGCCGCCTGCGCGAGGCGCTGAAGCCGCGCCTGGACGAAATGGCCCGGGCCATCGCCGAGGACTTCGGCCACCGCGCCCACACCGAATCGAAACTGGCCGATGGCATGAGCGTGCTGTCGGCCATCGACCACCTGCGCCGCCATCTGCGGCGCTGGTCGAAGCCGCAGCGGGTCAGCGCCGGCTGGCGGCTGTGGCCGGCGCGCGCGCAGCTGCGCGCGACGCCGCTGGGCGTGGTCGGGGTGATCTCGCCCTGGAACTATCCGGTCACGCTGGCGCTGGTGCCTTTGGCTACCGCCATCGCCGCCGGCAACCACGTGCTGCTCAAGCCTTCGGAACACACGCCGCGCACCAGTGTGTTCCTGGCCGATCTGCTGGCCAGTGTGTTTCCGCCCGATCGCGTGGCGGTGGTGCAGGGTGGGGCGGACGTGGCCGCGGCGGTGTCCTCGCTGCCGCTGGACCACCTGGTATTCACCGGTTCTACGGCGGTGGGCCGCAAGGTGATGGCCGCCGCTGCCGAACATCTGGTGCCGGTCACGCTGGAACTGGGCGGCAAGTCGCCGGCGATTGTCTGTCGCGATTTTCCGTTGGAGAAAGCCGCCGCACGATTGGCCACCGGCAAGTGGTTCAACGCCGGCCAGACCTGCATCGCACCGGATTACGTGCTTATCGACACCGCGCGCCAGCGTGAGTTCGTGCAGGCGTTGCAGCAGCAGGTGCGCGAGCGCTACGGCGATTTCAGCGAGGCCGCTGACTACACGCGCATCATCAACGAGGGCCAGTACCAGCGCCTGCAGGGCTATCTGGCGCAGGCGCGCGAACGCGGCGTGCCGGTGATCCCGTTGGCGCAGGTGGACGCCGCGCGCGCCGACCGCGAGCGCCTGTTGGTGCCGACCGTGGTGTTGGACCCGCCGGACGACCTGGACCTGATGCGCGATGAGATCTTCGGGCCGATCCTGCCGGTGCGGGCGTACCCGGATCTGGATGCGGCGCTGGCCGACGTGCTGTCCCGCGACCGGCCGCTGGCGCTGTATCCCTTCAGCCATGACACGGCGACGGTGGAGCGCATCCTCGGCCAGGTGGTGGCCGGTGGGGTGACGGTCAACGACACCCTGCTGCACTTCGCCGCCGATGGACTGCCGTTCGGCGGGGTAGGGGCCAGCGGCATGGGCGCCTACCACGGGCGCGCCGGGTTCGATGCGATGAGCAAGCGGCTGCCGGTGCTGTGGCAGTCGCGCTGGGCCGCCAGCGACCGGCTGCGGCCGCCGTATTCGAAGATTGCGGGGATCTTGAAGCTGCTGCTGCGGTGA
- a CDS encoding MFS transporter: MSSTSSTVHKAGTLTKGHKKVIFASSLGTVFEWYDFFLYGSLAAIIAKQFFSGVNETTGMIFALLAFAAGFFVRPFGAAFFGSLGDRIGRKYTFLVTILIMGISTFLVGVLPNYASIGFAAPVILIILRLAQGLAMGGEYGGAATYVAEHAPDDKRGLYTSFIQCTATLGLFMSLLIILACRYFLGNEAFEAWGWRIPFLVSILLLGVSVWIRLQLSESPLFQQMKSEGKGSKTPFRDSLKGGNLKLMLLVLLGAAAGQAVVWYGGQFYALFFLSSMLKVDATTSYLLIAAALALGVPFFIFFGWLSDRIGRKKIILAGCLLAAVTYIPIFKGLTHFANPAIEEARSSSPALVVADPTTCSFQFDPVGLRKFTSSCDVATAALTKAGVPYDVQPAAAGSLAMVNVGSASVTSYEAAGLSKEEGKAKADAFGAELKAALTSAGYPAKADGSRINYAGTIFMLWLLVLYVTMVYGPIAAYLVELFPTRIRYTSMSLPYHIGNGWFGGFLPAISFALVAGTGNLYYGLWYPIIIALMSVVIGGLFLRETKDVDITK, from the coding sequence ATGTCCAGTACATCCAGCACCGTCCACAAGGCGGGCACCCTGACCAAGGGCCACAAGAAGGTCATCTTCGCATCGAGCCTCGGTACGGTCTTCGAGTGGTATGACTTCTTCCTGTATGGCTCGCTCGCGGCCATCATCGCCAAGCAGTTCTTCAGTGGCGTCAATGAAACTACGGGCATGATCTTCGCCCTGCTGGCCTTCGCCGCCGGCTTCTTCGTACGCCCGTTCGGCGCGGCCTTCTTCGGCAGCCTGGGCGACCGTATCGGCCGCAAGTACACCTTCCTGGTCACCATCCTGATCATGGGCATCTCGACCTTCCTGGTCGGCGTGCTGCCCAACTACGCCTCGATCGGCTTTGCCGCACCGGTGATCCTGATCATCCTGCGCCTGGCCCAGGGCCTGGCGATGGGCGGCGAGTACGGCGGTGCCGCCACCTACGTGGCCGAGCATGCGCCGGACGACAAGCGTGGCCTGTACACCAGCTTCATCCAGTGCACGGCCACGCTCGGCCTGTTCATGTCGCTGCTGATCATCCTGGCCTGCCGCTACTTCCTGGGCAACGAGGCCTTCGAAGCCTGGGGCTGGCGCATTCCGTTCCTGGTCTCGATCCTGCTGCTGGGCGTCTCGGTGTGGATCCGCCTGCAGCTGAGCGAGTCGCCGCTGTTCCAGCAGATGAAGTCCGAGGGCAAGGGCTCCAAGACCCCGTTCCGTGACAGCCTGAAGGGCGGCAACCTGAAGCTGATGCTGCTGGTGCTGCTGGGTGCCGCAGCCGGTCAGGCGGTGGTCTGGTACGGCGGCCAGTTCTACGCGCTGTTCTTCCTGAGCAGCATGCTGAAGGTCGATGCCACCACCTCCTACCTGCTGATTGCCGCCGCGCTGGCGCTGGGCGTGCCGTTCTTCATCTTCTTCGGCTGGCTGTCCGACCGTATCGGCCGCAAGAAGATCATCCTGGCCGGCTGCCTGCTGGCGGCCGTCACCTACATCCCGATCTTCAAGGGCCTGACCCACTTCGCCAACCCGGCCATCGAAGAAGCCCGCAGCAGCTCGCCGGCCCTGGTGGTTGCCGACCCGACCACCTGCTCGTTCCAGTTCGATCCGGTCGGCCTGCGCAAGTTCACCAGCTCCTGCGACGTAGCCACCGCTGCGCTGACCAAGGCGGGTGTGCCGTATGACGTACAGCCGGCCGCTGCCGGTTCGCTGGCCATGGTGAACGTGGGCAGTGCCAGCGTCACCTCGTACGAGGCCGCCGGCCTGAGCAAGGAAGAGGGCAAGGCCAAGGCCGATGCGTTTGGTGCCGAGCTGAAGGCCGCGCTGACCAGCGCCGGCTATCCGGCCAAGGCCGATGGGTCGCGCATCAACTACGCCGGCACGATCTTCATGCTGTGGCTGCTGGTGCTGTACGTGACCATGGTCTACGGCCCGATCGCCGCCTACCTGGTGGAACTGTTCCCGACCCGCATCCGCTACACCTCGATGTCGCTGCCGTACCACATCGGCAACGGCTGGTTCGGTGGCTTCCTGCCGGCGATCTCGTTCGCGCTGGTGGCCGGTACCGGCAACCTGTACTACGGCCTGTGGTACCCCATCATCATCGCGCTGATGTCGGTGGTGATCGGCGGCCTGTTCCTGCGCGAGACCAAGGACGTGGATATCACCAAATAA